The proteins below come from a single Fusarium verticillioides 7600 chromosome 3, whole genome shotgun sequence genomic window:
- a CDS encoding acetoacetate decarboxylase — MPQGTLPLNGESMPTFMPAYSRARGIFTNTTAVGISYRVAASQVAHLVPDILELEEEPLMTSLFLSYGMSPVGSYTEYAHQVEVTYKGKKFHYNLLFILDNDAAIFAGRELLGFPKVLGKSVIQEFTGTRLVTGSTERPVGRKMVEFEFVPEKMVTNAPLQDRWMLNLRSIPSPQVGQPPSVQEFLPVGLGMKCDEVWTGIGCVHFPRKSMSDPWVNLDILRYEGSFMARNATAELLVRQPSQ, encoded by the coding sequence ATGCCTCAGGGAACATTACCTTTGAATGGCGAATCAATGCCAACATTCATGCCAGCATActcaagagcaagaggaaTCTTTACCAATACTACTGCAGTCGGCATCTCGTATCGCGTTGCCGCATCTCAGGTCGCCCATCTTGTCCCAGATATTCTCGAactggaggaagagccaCTGATGACCTCTCTGTTTCTCAGCTACGGAATGAGCCCTGTTGGGTCCTACACTGAATATGCTCATCAGGTAGAGGTTACctacaagggcaagaagttTCACTATAACCTTCTGTTCATTCTTGACAACGACGCCGCCATTTTCGCTGGTCGCGAGCTCCTTGGCTTTCCCAAGGTACTTGGAAAGAGTGTTATTCAAGAGTTTACAGGTACCCGGCTTGTCACCGGCAGCACGGAGAGGCCTGTTGGAAGAAAGATGGTCGAGTTTGAGTTCGTTCCTGAGAAAATGGTCACCAACGCGCCCCTACAAGATAGGTGGATGCTCAATCTGCGCAGTATCCCATCGCCTCAAGTTGGTCAGCCCCCATCTGTTCAAGAATTCCTCCCTGTTGGTCTGGGGATGAAGTGCGATGAGGTTTGGACGGGAATCGGTTGTGTTCACTTTCCGAGGAAATCAATGTCTGATCCTTGGGTTAACTTGGACATATTGAGATATGAGGGGAGCTTTATGGCAAGAAACGCGACCGCTGAGCTGCTTGTTCGACAACCTTCTCAGTAA